The sequence CCTTTAATCCTTAGAACTCTAAAACCTTGATCTTCTAGAAATCTTCTCTCCCTCTCATTAATCTCTTCGATATAAGGTGTTGCCACAACGATCTCTCTAGCTCCTAGAGTTTTAAGAGCTTCAATGACAGCTTGAGCTGTAGTAATACTTATGATACCGCTAACCCGGACTTATACTATTCGAAGGATTAGATATAACAAGATTAGAAGCTCATGAGATTGTTGAGAGAGGTATTATACATGTTCCAGAAGGTAGAAGATTATTTCCTCTCATGACTGTCTACGAGAATCTAATGCTTGGAGCATTTAATAGAAGAGCTAGGAGGAATTTTAAAGATAATCTTGAGAAAGTTCTCAATATATTTCCTATACTAAGAGAGAGACTTACACAGAAGGCAGGCACGTTAAGTGGTGGGGAGCAGCAGATGCTTGCTATAGCTAGAGGATTAATTGCTGAGCCAAGACTTCTGATACTTGATGAGCCAAGTCTAGGTCTAAGTCCTAGGGTGATCGAGCAGATCTTTCAGAAAATTAAAGAGCTTAGAGAGAAAGAAGATATAACTATAATGCTTATCGAGCAGAATGTTGTAAAAGCTTTAGAGATATCAGATTACGCATATATCATAGAGATGGGAAGCGTAGTAAGAGAGGGAGATCCTGAGAAGCTACTAAGAGATCCCGAGATTAGAAAAGTGTATCTAGGAGTATAATTTATCATCTAGAAATCTCANNNNNNNNNNNNNNNNNNNNNNNNNNNNNNNNNNNNNNNNNNNNNNNNNNNNNNNNNNNNNNNNNNNNNNNNNNNNNNNNNNNNNNNNNNNNNNNNNNNNNNNNNNNNNNNNNNNNNNNNNNNNNNNNNNNNNNNNNNNNNNNNNNNNNNNNNNNNNNNNNNNNNNNNNNNNNTATTAATTTATAAACAAGAGCTACATCCCGTGCTTTTTAATGCGGGAAGAAGATTAGAAGCATAGGATAAAGCGAGGGTAGCAACTGTTTATAAACAATCTTCGCAGATATAAAGATAATCATATCATCGATGAAAGATAGATAAATACTCGAAGGTGAGTGAATGAGCTGGATAAAAGAAAGAGGAATACTGCAATCA comes from Sulfolobales archaeon and encodes:
- a CDS encoding ABC transporter ATP-binding protein; this translates as MLFEGLDITRLEAHEIVERGIIHVPEGRRLFPLMTVYENLMLGAFNRRARRNFKDNLEKVLNIFPILRERLTQKAGTLSGGEQQMLAIARGLIAEPRLLILDEPSLGLSPRVIEQIFQKIKELREKEDITIMLIEQNVVKALEISDYAYIIEMGSVVREGDPEKLLRDPEIRKVYLGV